The following proteins come from a genomic window of Lolium rigidum isolate FL_2022 chromosome 5, APGP_CSIRO_Lrig_0.1, whole genome shotgun sequence:
- the LOC124655697 gene encoding L-type lectin-domain containing receptor kinase IX.1-like, with product MASSRRFLLLLAVVASLCATVVAQSVLPFAPSCSTADNYTDGSQYKKNLDQLLAGLPAAAGSNGWFYNGTAGAPGTADQVFGLIMCYADRNASQCQECLAGARAGIMTVCPGSRTVRAAYDACVLRYKPAPPFAGTANLDVAFYVTFTAPFPINPDTMAGAWLRLTSDLTGRAAGTPSRIANGSTPYDASWQVYGLGQCTRDLNASECSRCLSSVVGKLPELFQNQSAGAVKAYSCYLRYQIGAFDITLPPEPLQPPPPPSSSSQPETPPPPPPSSRTGLVIGLSVGSVAFMILLGSLICISLRRRRRKQARILEEEREQQLEEGSFFDGDDPAMEDDFQRGTGPKRFRYGELAIATDNFSDGKKLGEGGFGSVYRGHIQESNLEVAIKRVSKGSKQGRKEYASEVKIISRLRHRNLVQLIGWCHGGGELLLVYELMPNGSLDTHLYGGNNAPVLPWPARHEIVLGLGSALLYLHQEWEQCVLHRDIKPSNIMLDSSFAAKLGDFGLARLVDHGRVSHTTVLAGTMGYMDPECMMTGKTNAESDVYGFGVVLLEIACGKPPLVKARHKDGDTIHLAQWVWDWYGGGTILEAADERLEGEFIDKEMECVLIVGLWCAHPDRSLRPSIRQAINVLRFEAPLPSLPERMPVATFMPQVGAFTYTSSAATGGSSTTGTSSAATGVSSSSSAGTNVSASSTETSSLLK from the coding sequence ATGGCTTCCTCCCGGCGtttccttctcctcctcgccgtcgtcgcctcgCTATGTGCCACGGTGGTCGCTCAGAGCGTGCTGCCGTTCGCGCCTTCTTGCTCGACTGCAGATAACTACACCGATGGCAGCCAGTACAAGAAGAACCTGGACCAGCTCCTCGCCGGCCTCCCCGCGGCAGCAGGAAGCAACGGCTGGTTCTACAACGGCACGGCCGGGGCGCCGGGGACAGCCGACCAGGTCTTCGGCCTCATCATGTGCTACGCCGACCGCAATGCGTCGCAGTGCCAGGAGTGTCTCGCCGGAGCTCGCGCCGGGATCATGACGGTGTGCCCCGGAAGCCGGACCGTGCGCGCGGCATACGACGCGTGCGTGCTCCGGTACAAGCCGGCGCCGCCCTTCGCCGGGACAGCCAACCTCGACGTGGCCTTCTACGTGACCTTCACCGCGCCCTTCCCGATCAACCCGGACACCATGGCCGGGGCGTGGCTACGGCTGACGTCCGACCTCACGGGGCGCGCTGCCGGGACACCGTCGCGGATCGCCAACGGGAGCACGCCGTACGACGCGTCGTGGCAGGTGTACGGGCTGGGGCAGTGCACGAGGGACCTCAACGCCAGCGAGTGCAGCCGGTGCCTCTCCTCCGTTGTTGGCAAGCTGCCGGAGCTGTTCCAGAATCAGTCCGCCGGCGCCGTCAAGGCATACAGCTGCTATCTGCGCTACCAGATTGGCGCCTTCGACATCACCCTGCCGCCTGAACCGTtgcagccaccaccaccgccgtcgtCATCTTCACAGCCTgaaacgccgccgccaccgccgccatcgtCAAGAACAGGGCTTGTGATTGGCCTCTCTGTCGGCTCTGTAGCGTTCATGATCCTACTGGGCTCCTTGATTTGTATTTCcctacgacggcggcggcgaaagcAAGCTAGAATCCTTGAGGAGGAAAGGGAGCAGCAGCTGGAAGAGGGCAGCTTCTTCGATGGCGACGACCCAGCCATGGAGGACGACTTCCAAAGAGGGACCGGGCCGAAGCGATTTCGCTACGGCGAGCTCGCCATCGCCACCGACAACTTCTCGGACGGGAAGAAGCTCGGGGAAGGAGGATTCGGCTCGGTGTACAGAGGACATATCCAGGAATCCAACCTCGAGGTGGCCATCAAGAGAGTCTCAAAAGGCTCCAAGCAGGGGAGGAAGGAGTACGCCTCCGAGGTGAAGATCATAAGCCGGCTCCGGCACAGGAACCTGGTGCAGCTCATCGGCTGGTgccacggcggcggcgagctcctcCTCGTCTACGAGCTGATGCCCAACGGCAGCCTCGACACGCACCTCTACGGTGGCAACAATGCTCCCGTGCTGCCATGGCCGGCCAGGCATGAGATTGTGCTGGGACTAGGCTCTGCCCTTCTGTACCTTCACCAGGAGTGGGAGCAGTGCGTCCTGCACAGGGACATCAAGCCGAGCAATATCATGCTGGACTCCTCCTTCGCTGCCAAGCTCGGTGACTTTGGGCTCGCCAGGCTCGTCGACCATGGGCGGGTTTCGCACACCACGGTGCTCGCCGGCACCATGGGGTACATGGACCCGGAATGCATGATGACCGGCAAGACAAACGCCGAATCAGATGTCTACGGCTTCGGTGTGGTCCTCCTTGAGATTGCCTGCGGCAAGCCGCCTCTGGTGAAGGCTCGGCACAAGGACGGCGACACAATCCACCTGGCTCAATGGGTCTGGGACTGGTACGGCGGGGGAACGATCCTTGAGGCTGCCGACGAGCGGCTGGAAGGAGAGTTCATCGACAAGGAAATGGAGTGTGTGTTGATCGTCGGGCTCTGGTGCGCTCACCCCGATCGGAGCCTGAGGCCATCGATCAGGCAGGCCATCAACGTGCTGCGCTTTGAGGCCCCGCTGCCGAGCCTACCGGAGAGGATGCCGGTGGCGACCTTCATGCCACAGGTTGgtgctttcacttacacatcttcGGCTGCGACCGGTGGCAGCAGCACCACTGGCACGTCTTCAGCTGCAACAGgcgtcagcagcagcagcagcgccggcACCAATGTATCAGCAAGCTCGACTGAAACGTCCTCCTTGCTGAAATGA
- the LOC124652571 gene encoding L-type lectin-domain containing receptor kinase IX.1-like — MASSPRLPLLLAVIATLCAAAVGLDAIPVRPLGPSCSTEDNYTDGSQYKKNLDQLLAGLPAAAGSNGWFYNGTAGVPGTADQAFGLIMCYADRNATECQVCRDGAPAEITKVCPGSRTVRAAYDSCVLQYSPPPTFFSRANLQIPFLVRTSAPGVTVDPDKMLNAWLTLMTSLTGQAASSPSRVANSSTPYDDNATMPVYGLVQCTRDLNSTECSRCISFLVGLLRKRFTNDTGGAIKAYSCYVRYELGAFDITLPPESPPASSPLPEGSSSSSGTGLVAGLSVGSVLLLIIFGSFICLSLRRRQRKQAKILEQQLEEGSFFDGDDPAMEDDFEKGTGPKRFRYGELAIATDNFSNENKLGEGGFGSVYRGHLKEMNLDVAIKRVSKGSKQGRKEYASEVTIISRLRHRNLVQLIGWCHGGGQLLLVYELMPNGSLDTHLYGGNNAAVLPWPVRHEIALGLASALLYLHQEWEQCVLHRDIKPSNVMLDGSFAAKLGDFGLARLVDHGRGSHTTVLAGTMGYMDPECMMSGKTSAESDVYSFGVVLLEIACGRRPLVMAKHEDDAVHLTQWVWDWYGKGRILDAADERLEGEFNGGQLECVMTVGLWCAHPDRSLRPSIRQAVNVLRFEAPLPSLPASMPVATFMPQVGAFTSTSSAVTGGTSSSTGTSSVATGVSSSTSVVTGVSSSSAGTKTSSLLK; from the exons ATGGCTTCTTCCCCGCGTCTTCCTCTGCTCCTCGCCGTCATTGCCACACTCTGCGCGGCCGCGGTCGGTCTGGACGCCATACCCGTGCGTCCATTAGGGCCTTCCTGCTCGACCGAAGATAACTACACCGACGGCAGCCAGTACAAGAAGAACCTCGACCAGCTCCTCGCCGGCCTCCCCGCGGCAGCAGGAAGCAACGGCTGGTTCTACAACGGCACGGCTGGGGTGCCGGGGACGGCCGACCAGGCCTTCGGCCTCATCATGTGCTACGCCGACCGCAACGCCACCGAGTGCCAGGTATGCCGCGACGGCGCTCCCGCCGAGATCACCAAGGTGTGCCCAGGAAGCCGGACCGTGCGAGCGGCGTACGACTCCTGCGTGCTCCAGTACTCGCCGCCTCCCACCTTCTTCTCCCGCGCCAACCTGCAAATTCCTTTCCTCGtgcgcaccagcgcgcccggcgtCACCGTCGACCCGGACAAGATGCTCAACGCGTGGCTCACGCTCATGACCAGCCTTACGGGGCAGGCCGCGAGCTCGCCGTCACGGGTGGCGAACTCGTCCACGCCGTACGACGATAACGCGACGATGCCGGTGTACGGCCTGGTGCAGTGCACGAGGGACCTCAACTCGACGGAGTGCAGCAGGTGCATCTCCTTCCTGGTCGGGCTGCTcaggaaacggttcaccaacgaCACCGGCGGCGCCATCAAGGCGTACAGCTGCTACGTGAGGTACGAACTTGGCGCATTCGACATCACCCTGCCGCCTGAATCGCCGCCGGCGTCATCTCCACTGCCGGAAG GATCATCGTCTTCCTCAGGAACAGGGCTTGTGGCCGGCCTCTCTGTCGGCTCTGTCTTGTTATTGATCATTTTTGGCTCCTTCATCTGTCTCTCTCTACGGCGGCGGCAGAGGAAGCAAGCTAAGATCCTTGAGCAGCAGCTGGAAGAGGGCAGCTTCTTCGACGGCGACGATCCAGCCATGGAGGACGACTTCGAGAAAGGGACCGGCCCAAAGCGGTTTCGATACGGCGAGCTCGCCATCGCCACCGACAACTTCTCTAACGAGAACAAACTCGGGGAAGGAGGCTTTGGCTCGGTGTACAGAGGACACCTCAAGGAAATGAACCTTGATGTGGCCATCAAGAGAGTGTCCAAGGGGTCCAAGCAGGGGAGGAAGGAGTACGCCTCCGAGGTGACCATCATAAGCCGGCTCCGGCACCGGAACCTCGTGCAGCTCATCGGCTGGTGCCATGGCGGCGGCCAGCTCCTCCTCGTCTACGAGCTCATGCCCAACGGCAGCCTCGACACGCACCTCTACGGCGGCAACAACGCCGCCGTGCTGCCATGGCCAGTCAGGCATGAGATTGCGCTGGGACTGGCCTCTGCACTTCTGTACCTTCACCAGGAGTGGGAGCAGTGCGTCCTTCACAGGGACATCAAGCCAAGTAACGTAATGCTGGATGGATCCTTCGCCGCCAAGCTCGGTGACTTCGGGCTCGCCAGGCTCGTCGACCACGGCCGTGGATCGCACACCACGGTGCTCGCCGGAACCATGGGGTACATGGACCCGGAATGCATGATGTCGGGCAAGACTAGTGCCGAGTCGGACGTCTACAGCTTCGGCGTCGTCCTCTTGGAGATCGCCTGCGGCAGGCGGCCTCTGGTGATGGCGAAGCACGAGGACGACGCGGTGCACTTGACTCAATGGGTCTGGGATTGGTACGGCAAGGGAAGGATCCTTGACGCCGCCGATGAGCGGCTTGAAGGAGAATTCAATGGCGGGCAGTTGGAATGCGTGATGACCGTCGGGCTCTGGTGCGCTCACCCCGATCGGAGCCTGAGGCCGTCGATCAGGCAGGCCGTCAACGTGCTGCGCTTCGAGGCGCCGTTGCCGAGCCTCCCGGCGAGCATGCCTGTGGCGACCTTCATGCCACAGGTTGGTGCTTTCACTTCCACATCTTCGGCTGTGACAGgaggcaccagcagcagcactggAACATCTTCGGTTGCAACAGGTGTCAGCAGCAGCACTTCAGTTGTAACAGgcgtcagcagcagcagcgccggcACCAAAACATCCTCCTTGTTGAAATGA